From Psychroflexus torquis ATCC 700755, the proteins below share one genomic window:
- a CDS encoding biotin-dependent carboxyltransferase family protein, whose translation MSIYIHKAGLYSSLQDKGRFVGMTYGIPISGAMDQNLYHFTNTILENPADSSSMEFYQQGLELEFTSPTFMCIGALGGDFKLNDKPVEPFEILKIKKGDLLKIKQLTRGNWGYIAVKGGFESESPFNSQSFYEPITKRQFENDDVLIYEAFDGESGGESSVFDMSYYGESELEVFEGPEFYKLSQTLDYQLKHAEFSLSTSLNRMAYQIQERLVNDLEEIITGPVLPGTVQFTPAGKMIVLMRDAQVTGGYPRILQFSEKSINQLSQMRVKSKFTFKLNGINSEKI comes from the coding sequence ATGAGCATTTATATTCATAAAGCAGGATTGTATTCTTCTCTTCAAGATAAGGGAAGGTTTGTGGGGATGACTTATGGGATTCCAATTTCTGGAGCGATGGATCAAAATCTTTATCATTTTACAAACACTATACTGGAAAATCCTGCTGATTCATCCTCTATGGAGTTTTATCAACAAGGTTTAGAACTCGAGTTCACTTCGCCAACATTTATGTGCATAGGCGCTTTGGGAGGCGATTTCAAACTCAATGATAAACCGGTGGAACCTTTCGAAATCTTAAAGATCAAAAAAGGAGACCTCCTTAAGATTAAACAACTAACTAGGGGAAATTGGGGATATATTGCTGTGAAAGGCGGCTTTGAGTCTGAAAGCCCCTTTAACAGTCAAAGCTTTTATGAACCCATAACGAAGCGGCAATTTGAAAATGATGATGTCTTAATTTATGAGGCTTTCGATGGAGAAAGTGGTGGGGAGTCATCTGTATTTGACATGAGTTATTATGGGGAGAGTGAACTAGAGGTGTTTGAAGGTCCTGAATTTTATAAGCTAAGTCAAACCTTAGACTACCAATTAAAACATGCTGAGTTTTCTTTGTCTACATCTTTAAACCGGATGGCTTATCAAATCCAAGAGCGTTTGGTAAATGACTTGGAGGAAATCATCACGGGTCCTGTGCTGCCAGGAACTGTTCAGTTTACGCCTGCAGGGAAAATGATAGTATTGATGAGAGATGCACAAGTGACAGGTGGTTACCCACGAATCCTTCAATTTTCTGAAAAGTCCATAAATCAGTTGTCACAAATGCGAGTCAAATCAAAATTCACCTTTAAGCTTAACGGAATAAATTCAGAAAAGATTTGA
- a CDS encoding TonB-dependent receptor, which produces MNLTIKLNLIFLVVFLISIKAIAQRDTINTDKLIIVKQYSPTVNDAFKIKQKPSEKDSIKQVRRELSYSFIDVPVASTFTPAKGTASGVRMSPPDKLFENYSRFGVGNFSTILADFYSNFDINRDRNLDIAFNHLSSQGGIDGVVLDDDFSNTNVRLDLTSQDRYFDWNAGFDINRREVNYYGLGSEQVDALTQDQLNAIDSKQTYTKLEAFGGIRFTDLVLKEAELTVYNFTDNFSSSEQVLTIQPVVEIPLRTQKLSIKGDFKFLNGSFEENLIGEESLDYRQFQAEINPFMKFNIQNVNLKLGAKAVYFSDFENSENKVFFYPDIKAEFNLNQESINVFLGANGGLEQNTFENLSQQNPFLSPTQFIRPSNNQYNAYAGFTTKLLENLSLSSQVNYSSTNNFAFFIANPEIDYAIEQSKRGFDYQNSFGVVYNDLKTFGISADLAYQIDSDFNVGFFGKYSDFSTGDEQPAWNLPEIELRAYADFEFTKNWNFSAALFYIGERTDAQGKISINSNSIPISGGQINTTEVDGYLDLNASLEYKINPRLAVFVNGNNLLNKSYNRWQNFEVQGIQVLGGLTYQFNW; this is translated from the coding sequence ATGAACTTGACCATCAAGCTAAACCTAATTTTTTTAGTTGTTTTTTTAATAAGTATTAAAGCAATTGCTCAAAGAGATACGATTAATACCGATAAGTTGATTATCGTAAAGCAATACTCTCCTACGGTTAATGATGCCTTTAAAATCAAACAAAAACCAAGCGAAAAGGATTCTATAAAACAGGTGCGTAGAGAGTTGTCTTATTCATTTATCGACGTTCCAGTAGCTTCTACGTTTACCCCTGCTAAAGGAACAGCCTCGGGAGTACGAATGTCTCCTCCAGACAAGCTCTTTGAAAACTATTCAAGATTTGGAGTAGGAAATTTCTCAACTATTCTAGCCGATTTTTATAGTAATTTCGATATCAATCGAGACCGTAATTTAGATATTGCCTTTAATCATTTATCCTCCCAAGGAGGTATAGATGGTGTTGTACTGGATGATGATTTTTCAAATACCAATGTGAGATTAGATCTCACATCACAAGATCGATATTTCGATTGGAATGCAGGCTTTGATATAAACCGAAGGGAAGTTAATTATTACGGATTGGGATCAGAGCAAGTAGATGCTCTAACTCAAGACCAACTTAACGCTATAGATTCCAAACAAACCTATACCAAATTAGAAGCTTTTGGAGGAATTCGTTTTACAGATCTTGTTTTAAAAGAAGCAGAGTTAACCGTCTATAATTTTACAGATAATTTTAGCAGTTCAGAACAAGTGTTAACTATTCAACCTGTAGTAGAAATTCCCTTGAGGACTCAGAAGTTATCAATTAAAGGTGATTTTAAGTTTTTGAATGGCTCTTTTGAAGAGAATTTGATAGGGGAGGAGAGCTTGGATTATCGACAATTCCAAGCAGAAATTAATCCTTTTATGAAGTTCAATATTCAGAATGTAAATTTGAAGTTAGGCGCTAAAGCTGTCTATTTTAGTGATTTTGAAAATAGCGAAAATAAAGTTTTCTTTTATCCAGATATAAAAGCTGAGTTTAATCTCAACCAAGAAAGTATAAACGTATTTTTAGGAGCGAACGGTGGTTTAGAGCAAAATACTTTCGAAAATTTATCTCAACAAAATCCATTTTTATCTCCTACTCAATTCATAAGACCTAGTAATAATCAATACAATGCTTATGCAGGGTTTACAACTAAATTATTGGAAAACCTGTCTTTATCTTCTCAGGTGAATTATTCTAGTACAAACAACTTTGCTTTTTTTATAGCAAATCCAGAAATTGATTATGCCATTGAACAATCTAAAAGAGGCTTTGATTATCAAAATTCCTTTGGTGTAGTCTACAATGATTTAAAGACCTTCGGAATTTCTGCTGACTTAGCTTATCAAATTGATAGTGATTTTAATGTAGGTTTCTTTGGGAAATATTCAGATTTCTCAACTGGAGATGAACAACCAGCCTGGAACCTTCCAGAAATTGAGTTAAGGGCTTATGCAGATTTTGAATTTACCAAAAATTGGAACTTCTCAGCAGCATTATTCTATATTGGAGAACGAACCGATGCTCAAGGAAAAATTTCGATAAATTCCAATTCAATTCCAATTTCAGGTGGCCAGATTAATACTACAGAAGTAGATGGCTATTTAGACCTTAATGCATCCTTGGAGTATAAGATCAATCCTAGACTTGCAGTG
- a CDS encoding aldehyde dehydrogenase — MKDDQIKSLMNDQDKFLKTEKSKSISQRIETLEKLKASIKSHEQDIVDALYKDFQKPEFEVLTTELYVAYKELNLFIKKIKKWSKPKSISSAWLNFPSSDKIYYVPWGKILVIAPWNYPFQLAITPVIGAIACGNTVVLKPSEHAPYTADILEKIISEVFEDSQAIVIQGAVETAQILLDQKWDYVFFTGSVPVGKIVSQQIAKHMTPHTLELGGKNPCIVDASANLDSAAKRICWGKFLNAGQTCIAPDYLLIHSDIREKFQQKLVETLKDFYGDSSKASSDYARLIHASHFERLDGFLNDQKVIYGGISNAETNFISPTLVDSPDFDSPLMKEEIFGPILPLYSFTNFKDLEVTINSFDKPLSLYVFSENSSFTNQVNESFDFGGGVINDTIVHFVNDKLPFGGVGASGVGNYHGRASFDTFTRQKPIVHRKNWLDIPLKYPPYKRLDSFKSFLNLFR, encoded by the coding sequence ATGAAGGACGATCAAATCAAAAGTTTGATGAACGATCAGGATAAATTTTTAAAGACTGAAAAATCGAAATCTATATCTCAGAGAATAGAAACTCTAGAAAAACTAAAAGCTAGTATTAAATCTCATGAACAGGATATTGTAGATGCTCTTTATAAAGATTTCCAAAAGCCAGAGTTTGAAGTTTTAACTACCGAACTTTATGTGGCTTACAAAGAATTAAACCTCTTTATCAAAAAAATTAAAAAGTGGTCCAAACCAAAATCAATTTCCTCTGCTTGGCTAAACTTCCCCTCTAGTGATAAAATCTATTACGTTCCTTGGGGAAAAATCCTAGTAATAGCCCCTTGGAATTACCCCTTTCAGTTAGCTATTACACCAGTTATTGGAGCCATTGCTTGCGGAAATACAGTAGTTTTAAAACCTTCTGAACATGCCCCATATACCGCAGATATCTTAGAGAAAATAATCAGTGAAGTATTTGAAGATTCTCAAGCTATAGTTATCCAAGGCGCCGTAGAGACAGCTCAAATTTTATTAGATCAAAAATGGGATTATGTCTTTTTTACAGGAAGTGTCCCTGTAGGAAAAATTGTTTCGCAACAGATCGCAAAACATATGACGCCACACACTCTGGAATTAGGAGGCAAAAATCCCTGTATCGTAGATGCTTCTGCAAATCTGGATAGTGCTGCCAAACGAATTTGCTGGGGAAAGTTTTTGAATGCTGGTCAAACTTGCATCGCTCCAGATTATCTGCTTATTCATTCAGACATCAGAGAAAAATTTCAACAGAAGTTAGTGGAAACCCTTAAAGACTTTTATGGAGATTCTTCTAAAGCGTCTTCAGACTATGCGAGACTTATCCATGCTTCTCACTTTGAAAGATTAGATGGGTTTCTAAACGATCAAAAAGTAATCTATGGCGGGATTTCTAATGCAGAAACTAATTTTATTTCTCCTACGCTAGTGGATTCTCCAGATTTTGACTCTCCACTGATGAAAGAGGAAATTTTTGGTCCTATTTTGCCGCTGTATAGCTTTACCAATTTTAAGGATTTGGAAGTAACTATCAATAGCTTCGACAAGCCTTTGTCTCTTTATGTGTTTAGCGAAAACAGTTCTTTCACCAATCAAGTTAATGAAAGCTTCGATTTTGGAGGAGGAGTCATCAATGACACTATTGTTCATTTTGTAAACGACAAACTTCCATTTGGAGGTGTAGGAGCTAGTGGAGTTGGCAACTACCATGGCAGGGCGTCTTTTGATACTTTTACACGCCAAAAACCTATTGTTCATCGTAAAAATTGGCTGGATATCCCTTTAAAATACCCCCCTTATAAGCGACTGGATTCTTTCAAATCTTTTCTGAATTTATTCCGTTAA